The proteins below come from a single Candidatus Binatia bacterium genomic window:
- a CDS encoding DnaJ C-terminal domain-containing protein, whose amino-acid sequence MAGKDLYAALALEKGASQDDIRKAYRKLARKHHPDVNPNDPKAAERFKDISYANDVLSDEKKRSLYDEFGEKGLEAGFDAEQTRAYKHWQQGARRSPSHQEFTSEVDLEDLLGGLGGFGERFGFGRREPRGPRKGQDAQGEALVDFLDAVRGGKVNLQFEGKGALNVTIPPGSDDGTKIRLSGQGAPGNGGGPAGDLYLTLRVRPHPFFTRKSADVYVDLPVTIPELLRGGSIQVPTPDGAATVKVPPRSANGGKLRLRGKGATKRGSKKEHGDLYVTLSAVLPKEGENGALEEIADAMEPLYAGTDVREHLGKTR is encoded by the coding sequence ATGGCCGGAAAGGACCTCTACGCGGCGCTCGCGCTGGAAAAAGGCGCGAGCCAGGACGACATCCGCAAGGCGTACCGCAAGCTCGCCCGAAAACACCACCCCGACGTCAACCCCAACGACCCGAAGGCCGCCGAGCGCTTCAAGGACATCTCCTACGCGAACGACGTCCTCTCCGACGAAAAGAAACGTTCCCTGTACGACGAGTTCGGCGAAAAGGGGCTCGAAGCCGGCTTCGACGCCGAACAGACACGCGCCTACAAGCACTGGCAGCAGGGCGCACGACGCAGCCCCTCACACCAGGAATTCACCTCCGAGGTCGACCTCGAAGATCTTCTCGGTGGCCTGGGCGGCTTCGGAGAGCGGTTCGGCTTCGGTCGCCGCGAACCGAGAGGCCCCCGCAAGGGCCAGGATGCTCAGGGCGAGGCGCTCGTGGATTTTCTCGACGCGGTCCGGGGCGGAAAGGTGAACCTGCAGTTCGAGGGCAAGGGCGCCCTCAACGTGACGATCCCTCCGGGATCCGACGACGGCACGAAGATCCGTCTCTCGGGGCAAGGCGCGCCCGGTAACGGCGGCGGGCCCGCGGGCGACCTGTACCTCACGCTCCGCGTGCGACCGCACCCGTTCTTCACCCGCAAAAGCGCCGACGTCTATGTCGACCTGCCCGTGACGATCCCCGAGCTTCTTCGCGGAGGATCGATCCAGGTGCCGACCCCGGACGGCGCCGCGACGGTCAAAGTGCCGCCCCGCTCCGCCAACGGGGGCAAGCTCCGTCTCCGCGGAAAGGGCGCCACCAAGCGCGGCTCGAAAAAGGAGCACGGCGATCTGTACGTGACCTTGTCCGCCGTCTTGCCCAAGGAAGGCGAGAACGGCGCGCTCGAGGAGATCGCCGACGCCATGGAGCCTCTGTACGCCGGGACCGACGTCCGCGAGCATCTGGGGAAGACGCGATGA
- a CDS encoding AarF/UbiB family protein yields the protein MNSRSSAWRITRRSAQILRASALGLVAFTRERRALAGDPEASMRALGRALVGLCADLGATFIKVGQIASTRGDLLPRALVSELTTLQDDVPPFAFEDVQRTIESELGRRLDEIFEEFDPTPVAAASVAQVHRGILKDGGDTVAVKVRRPDIVEKASLDRSILLFIGRTLERVIPSVRLMALEEALRAFCDAVQAQIHLENEARNNARFTENFIDDPDVDFPRLYLDACSDAVLTMEFVDGVHESELEATGCDVHAIVTAGMRCVCRMIFLHGFVHADLHPGNMRFQHPSHVVLLDLGLTGEINDEDRITTAQTLFALATGDGKTVARLFHENAPHTATPDYDAYEREMANFVGSLQDQGLQNVQITAEIGRIFDILRRHRVQARSHMTMVNIALMTAEGLGKRLAPELSLTHEALPYLQEALMAGQLQPGGDRA from the coding sequence GTGAACTCTAGATCCTCCGCCTGGCGCATCACGCGCCGCTCAGCACAGATCCTCCGGGCGTCCGCCCTCGGGCTGGTGGCTTTCACTCGAGAGCGCCGCGCCCTCGCGGGCGATCCCGAGGCGAGCATGCGCGCCCTCGGGAGGGCACTGGTCGGGCTCTGCGCCGATCTCGGGGCAACCTTCATCAAAGTCGGCCAGATCGCGTCGACGCGCGGCGACCTTCTGCCCCGCGCGCTCGTCAGCGAACTCACCACCTTGCAGGACGACGTGCCTCCGTTCGCCTTCGAAGACGTCCAACGCACGATCGAGTCCGAACTGGGTCGCCGGCTCGACGAGATCTTCGAGGAGTTCGACCCAACGCCGGTCGCAGCCGCCTCCGTCGCACAAGTACACCGGGGGATCCTCAAGGACGGCGGCGACACCGTCGCAGTGAAGGTCCGACGGCCCGACATCGTGGAGAAGGCGTCGCTCGACCGGTCAATCCTGCTGTTCATCGGGCGCACGCTCGAGCGCGTGATTCCGAGTGTTCGCCTCATGGCTCTGGAGGAAGCACTCCGCGCGTTCTGCGACGCCGTGCAGGCGCAGATCCACCTCGAGAACGAGGCACGCAACAACGCGCGATTCACCGAGAACTTCATCGACGATCCCGATGTGGACTTCCCTCGCCTCTATCTCGATGCGTGCTCCGACGCCGTCCTCACGATGGAGTTCGTCGATGGCGTCCACGAATCGGAATTGGAAGCGACCGGGTGCGACGTCCACGCGATCGTGACCGCGGGCATGCGGTGCGTCTGCCGGATGATCTTCCTACACGGCTTCGTGCACGCGGACCTTCATCCGGGCAACATGCGCTTTCAGCATCCTTCGCATGTCGTACTCCTCGACCTCGGCCTCACGGGCGAGATCAACGACGAAGATCGGATTACCACTGCCCAGACGCTCTTCGCGCTCGCCACCGGCGACGGCAAGACCGTCGCCCGCCTGTTCCACGAGAACGCGCCTCACACCGCCACTCCGGACTACGACGCCTACGAGCGCGAGATGGCGAACTTCGTCGGCAGCCTGCAGGACCAGGGCCTCCAGAACGTGCAGATCACGGCCGAGATCGGTCGGATCTTCGACATCCTGCGGCGGCATCGCGTCCAGGCGCGCAGCCACATGACGATGGTGAACATCGCTCTCATGACCGCGGAGGGCCTCGGTAAGCGCCTCGCTCCCGAACTCTCCCTCACGCACGAAGCTCTACCCTATCTCCAAGAGGCCCTCATGGCGGGCCAATTGCAGCCCGGCGGGGATCGTGCTTGA
- a CDS encoding antibiotic biosynthesis monooxygenase, which produces MFVVTNRIPVSEGHEADFEERFKKRAHLIDSSPGFVKNLVLRPVQRRLNHKTGEYEEKEEQGFYLVQTYWESEEAFWDWTKSDSFRAAHSNRPPAEMFAGPNVLEIHEVIQTTEKA; this is translated from the coding sequence ATGTTCGTCGTCACCAACCGCATTCCCGTCTCCGAGGGCCACGAGGCGGACTTCGAAGAGCGCTTCAAGAAGCGCGCGCACCTCATCGACTCGTCACCGGGCTTCGTGAAGAACCTCGTCCTGCGCCCCGTTCAACGCCGCCTGAATCACAAGACCGGCGAGTACGAGGAGAAGGAAGAACAGGGCTTCTATCTCGTCCAGACCTACTGGGAGAGCGAAGAGGCCTTCTGGGACTGGACGAAGAGCGACTCGTTCCGCGCCGCACACTCGAACCGTCCACCGGCGGAGATGTTCGCGGGGCCGAACGTGCTCGAGATCCACGAGGTCATCCAAACGACCGAGAAGGCGTGA
- a CDS encoding acyl-CoA thioesterase II gives MENPEETQRLLDELVALLDLEELDLNIFRGRSPKESRVRVFGGQVAAQALVAAGRTAQDTVAHSLHAYFLRAGDPSIPILYEVDRIRDGKSFATRRVVAIQRGRAIFNLQASFQHPEPGPDHQMKMPDAPDPESLPTWAERMAKTLVNEPQEVRDWFQRPRPLELRYVESFDPERRSQGQHVWLRVNGRLPDLPLLHQCVVAYASDMTLLDTATLPHGLLWNDPRYMMASLDHAMWFHRDLRADEWLLYSQESPSGSGARGFAWGHLFRRDGTLVASVAQEGLVRPIRPKE, from the coding sequence ATGGAGAATCCGGAGGAGACCCAGCGCCTGCTCGATGAACTGGTCGCTCTGCTCGATCTCGAAGAGCTCGATCTGAACATCTTTCGGGGCAGGAGTCCCAAGGAGAGCCGGGTACGGGTCTTCGGCGGCCAGGTCGCGGCGCAGGCGCTCGTGGCAGCGGGGCGCACCGCGCAGGACACGGTCGCGCACTCCCTGCACGCTTACTTCCTGCGGGCGGGCGACCCCTCGATTCCGATTCTCTACGAGGTCGACCGTATTCGCGATGGGAAGTCGTTTGCCACGCGGCGTGTCGTCGCGATCCAACGGGGGCGCGCGATCTTCAATCTCCAGGCGTCGTTCCAGCACCCCGAGCCGGGGCCCGACCATCAGATGAAGATGCCGGACGCACCGGACCCGGAGAGCCTGCCGACGTGGGCCGAACGGATGGCGAAGACCCTCGTGAACGAGCCGCAGGAGGTCCGCGACTGGTTCCAGCGGCCACGGCCGCTGGAACTCCGCTACGTGGAGTCGTTCGATCCCGAGCGCAGGAGCCAGGGCCAGCACGTGTGGCTTCGTGTGAACGGCCGGCTGCCGGATCTTCCGCTGCTCCACCAGTGCGTCGTCGCTTACGCCTCGGACATGACGCTGCTGGATACGGCGACGCTGCCGCACGGTCTGCTCTGGAACGATCCGCGCTACATGATGGCGAGCCTGGACCACGCGATGTGGTTCCACCGAGACCTTCGGGCGGACGAGTGGCTTTTGTATTCGCAGGAGAGCCCGTCTGGCTCGGGCGCGCGCGGCTTTGCGTGGGGGCACCTCTTCCGGCGAGACGGAACGCTCGTCGCTTCGGTAGCCCAGGAGGGGCTCGTCCGACCGATTCGGCCGAAGGAGTAG
- a CDS encoding MFS transporter — MPAAPDSPPIRALPPIHRLRPELYYGWYVVAAGFALSFVSVGIGFYGQTVFLDGLIRENGWSKASVSGASTVYFITTGLVGVGVGRVVDRFGTRPLLLAGAITMATALLWLGSIDEPAQLYFVYLLLAASFSMSSAIPLSSLMNKWFVRGRSRAMSFSQTGVSVGGLILVPIATALIATEGMQIATRWLAALVLVIVLPITLWVVREDPQTHGLEPDGDHLVDDADADGADGELPWTVRAAMRTRSFRLLALSFGSILICQTGLAVHHLHLLRDHLDTSAAAIGAATIPTGSIVGRLVAGRLADRMEKRNVTAILFATQALSLAGLGLATDPSGLLAASVVFGLTIGAIFMMQSLLVAELFGLASFGAVLGMLNFLTSLGGGIGPLLVGVVAERFGGYPSAIWVLFVVGLSAATLILFVRPPQHTGAPA, encoded by the coding sequence GTGCCTGCGGCCCCCGACTCGCCCCCGATCCGAGCCCTGCCGCCCATCCACCGTCTCCGGCCCGAGCTCTACTACGGCTGGTACGTCGTCGCGGCTGGGTTCGCGCTGAGTTTCGTCAGCGTGGGGATCGGCTTCTACGGCCAGACCGTCTTCCTCGACGGCCTCATCCGGGAAAACGGATGGTCGAAGGCGTCGGTCTCGGGCGCGTCGACCGTCTACTTCATCACGACGGGTCTCGTCGGCGTCGGCGTCGGGCGCGTCGTCGACCGCTTCGGGACGCGCCCCCTTCTCCTCGCCGGCGCGATCACCATGGCGACGGCCCTGCTGTGGCTCGGTTCCATCGACGAGCCCGCCCAGCTGTACTTCGTGTACCTGCTGCTCGCCGCGAGCTTTTCGATGAGCTCCGCGATTCCTCTGTCGTCGCTCATGAACAAGTGGTTCGTCCGCGGCCGCTCTCGCGCGATGAGTTTCTCACAGACCGGCGTGTCGGTGGGCGGCCTCATCCTGGTTCCGATCGCCACGGCACTCATCGCGACCGAGGGGATGCAGATCGCCACGCGTTGGCTCGCAGCGCTCGTCCTGGTGATCGTCCTTCCAATCACCCTTTGGGTCGTTCGCGAGGACCCACAGACGCACGGCCTCGAACCCGACGGCGACCACCTGGTCGACGATGCGGACGCGGACGGCGCGGACGGTGAACTGCCGTGGACCGTTCGCGCGGCGATGCGCACTCGGAGCTTTCGACTTCTCGCGCTCTCGTTCGGTTCGATCCTCATCTGTCAGACCGGTCTCGCGGTGCACCACCTCCACCTCTTGCGCGATCACCTCGACACGTCCGCGGCCGCGATCGGCGCCGCGACGATCCCCACCGGGAGCATCGTCGGACGTCTCGTCGCCGGGCGCCTCGCGGACCGGATGGAGAAGCGGAACGTCACGGCCATTCTTTTCGCGACACAAGCCCTCTCGCTCGCGGGCCTCGGGCTCGCGACGGATCCGAGCGGCCTCCTCGCCGCGTCGGTCGTGTTCGGACTGACGATTGGCGCCATCTTCATGATGCAGTCCTTGCTCGTTGCCGAACTCTTCGGCCTAGCCTCGTTCGGGGCCGTCCTCGGCATGCTGAACTTCCTCACCTCGCTTGGCGGGGGCATCGGCCCCTTGCTCGTCGGGGTCGTCGCCGAACGCTTCGGCGGCTATCCGAGCGCGATCTGGGTCTTGTTCGTCGTCGGGCTCTCCGCCGCAACGCTGATCCTGTTCGTACGCCCGCCGCAACACACGGGAGCACCAGCGTGA
- a CDS encoding YIP1 family protein, which produces MTPEEPKNASAADEVRPFVQRMTGSLQLQGPVYDEIAADPDATNQAAVVVAITALAQALGGPERIPMEDMPLALAWAYFSWLVPGALVWVVGNRFLGTNVDLPRVLRCTGYATSPQILWLLGLASLDSAPFELALGVLIFGLSLVANVIAIRQAFAVTTIRAVQAFLLGFLAFAGVAVVVGFIFAQLSTRL; this is translated from the coding sequence GTGACTCCCGAGGAGCCCAAAAACGCCTCGGCGGCAGACGAGGTCCGACCGTTCGTGCAGCGCATGACCGGCTCCCTGCAGCTGCAGGGCCCGGTGTACGACGAGATTGCCGCCGACCCCGATGCGACCAATCAGGCCGCCGTCGTCGTCGCGATCACAGCCCTCGCCCAAGCGCTCGGCGGGCCCGAGCGCATTCCGATGGAGGACATGCCTCTCGCGCTCGCGTGGGCGTACTTCAGCTGGCTCGTGCCGGGCGCGCTCGTGTGGGTCGTCGGGAATCGGTTCCTGGGCACCAACGTCGATCTGCCCCGCGTGCTGCGCTGCACCGGCTACGCGACGAGTCCGCAAATTTTGTGGCTGCTCGGCCTCGCCTCACTCGACTCGGCGCCATTCGAACTGGCGCTCGGCGTGCTCATTTTCGGCCTGTCGCTCGTCGCGAACGTCATCGCCATCCGTCAGGCGTTCGCCGTGACCACAATCCGTGCCGTCCAGGCCTTCCTCCTGGGATTCCTGGCGTTCGCGGGTGTCGCGGTCGTCGTCGGATTCATCTTCGCGCAGCTCTCCACCCGGCTCTGA
- a CDS encoding PAS domain S-box protein, which produces MTSPRTLDTWAQAQASILEQMHCAVIATDLEGQIVYWNQFAEQQFQWKAEDVLGRRFDEVILPADAREGAIEVLPLVRSEGHLELDAQLVRRDGTPFDGHTVVTTLRSADGEIIGQIGVTSDVTEQRTTQRRLSESEERFRSLAEGAPLMIWMTDTTGQLEYVNSRFCDITGWSNETLREDTWIASLHPDDQAGTRQAYVSAMAERREIRHEFRVHDVATDTYMWMLGRATPRTSADGTFLGFIGYGVDITDRRREQEARAEGATVAAALAEVGQELISSLNSPDFLDRLCALTAQHLSCESSHSLLLRPEDDVFELIAGTYATNEDREASMGLRVPRHLMDVLTERLRDTEVATVGTIPEAFLERNPELEHGNCICLALRQGPDLIGVQAVRRGDATPFSDTDLAIARGIAHLASLALDHARLVDELEQAGRVKSDFVATMSHELRTPLHVILGYTDLLITEEFGPLLPEQADTARRIDRRARELHDLITNTLDVSRLDSGRVLLHVEEVSLSGLLSEVDLDTQRQQEDVGLALRIELPEDLPTLRSDPMKLKVVLKNLISNALKFTTEGSVTVRGRADDRGIEISVEDTGIGIEEGQLAAIFEPFQQVDGSSSRRHGGAGLGLYIVRRLVDLLGGSITVESAPGAGSTFRIWLPRSLDHTAA; this is translated from the coding sequence ATGACTTCTCCTCGAACTCTCGACACGTGGGCGCAGGCCCAGGCTTCGATCCTGGAGCAGATGCACTGCGCGGTCATCGCGACCGATCTCGAGGGACAAATCGTCTACTGGAACCAGTTCGCCGAGCAGCAGTTTCAATGGAAGGCCGAAGACGTGCTGGGACGCCGCTTCGACGAGGTCATCCTGCCGGCGGATGCCCGCGAGGGTGCGATCGAGGTCCTGCCCCTCGTCCGCAGCGAAGGCCACCTCGAACTGGACGCGCAGCTCGTCCGACGCGACGGCACTCCGTTCGACGGCCATACGGTCGTGACCACGCTCCGCTCCGCCGACGGCGAGATCATCGGGCAGATCGGCGTGACGTCGGACGTGACCGAGCAGCGTACGACTCAGCGGCGCCTCAGCGAGAGCGAAGAGCGGTTCCGTTCGCTGGCCGAGGGCGCACCACTCATGATCTGGATGACCGATACGACAGGGCAACTCGAGTACGTCAACTCGAGGTTCTGTGACATCACCGGTTGGTCCAACGAAACTCTGCGGGAAGACACCTGGATTGCGTCGCTCCATCCGGACGATCAAGCGGGCACGCGCCAGGCGTACGTCTCGGCAATGGCCGAACGACGTGAGATACGGCACGAATTCCGCGTACACGACGTGGCTACCGACACCTACATGTGGATGCTGGGGAGGGCCACGCCCCGCACTTCGGCCGACGGGACCTTCCTAGGCTTCATCGGGTACGGCGTGGACATTACCGACCGCCGTCGCGAGCAGGAGGCGCGCGCTGAAGGCGCCACCGTCGCCGCCGCACTCGCAGAGGTCGGGCAGGAACTGATCTCATCCCTCAACTCGCCCGACTTCCTCGATCGGCTCTGCGCGCTGACGGCCCAGCACCTGTCCTGCGAGTCGAGTCACTCGCTGCTCTTGCGACCGGAAGACGATGTCTTCGAACTGATCGCCGGGACGTACGCGACGAACGAGGACCGCGAGGCCTCCATGGGCCTCCGCGTCCCGCGCCACCTCATGGATGTGCTCACCGAACGACTTCGCGACACCGAAGTGGCAACCGTCGGAACGATTCCCGAAGCCTTCCTCGAGCGAAATCCCGAACTCGAACACGGAAACTGCATCTGCCTGGCCCTACGACAGGGGCCGGACCTGATCGGCGTTCAGGCCGTGCGCCGGGGAGACGCGACACCCTTCTCGGACACGGACCTGGCCATCGCACGAGGCATCGCACACCTCGCCTCGCTCGCGCTCGACCACGCACGACTCGTCGACGAGTTGGAGCAGGCCGGCCGCGTGAAGTCCGACTTCGTGGCCACGATGTCGCACGAGCTCCGGACGCCGCTCCACGTCATTCTGGGTTACACCGACCTCTTGATCACCGAAGAGTTCGGGCCGCTCTTGCCGGAACAGGCCGACACCGCGCGACGGATCGACCGACGCGCGCGGGAGCTGCACGACCTCATCACGAACACGCTCGACGTAAGCCGCCTCGATTCGGGCCGCGTGCTCCTCCACGTCGAAGAGGTCTCGCTTTCCGGCCTGCTCTCCGAGGTAGATCTCGACACGCAGAGGCAGCAGGAAGACGTGGGACTCGCACTGCGGATCGAGCTCCCGGAAGACCTGCCGACCCTGCGGTCGGATCCGATGAAGCTCAAAGTCGTGCTGAAGAATCTCATCAGCAACGCGCTCAAGTTCACGACCGAAGGCAGCGTGACCGTGCGCGGCCGCGCAGACGACCGAGGCATCGAGATTTCGGTCGAGGACACCGGGATCGGGATCGAGGAAGGCCAACTCGCCGCGATCTTCGAGCCGTTCCAACAAGTCGACGGTTCCTCGAGCCGGCGGCACGGCGGAGCCGGGCTCGGCCTCTACATCGTCCGACGCCTGGTCGATCTGCTCGGCGGCTCGATCACCGTCGAGAGCGCGCCCGGAGCCGGGTCGACGTTCCGGATCTGGCTCCCGCGAAGCCTCGACCACACCGCCGCCTGA
- a CDS encoding chaperone modulator CbpM, whose amino-acid sequence MKYFTRIQVIELLAIEESFFIQLEQEEIVQIETEDDEAEERFSEIMLERARVADNLVHELDVNLAGVAVIIQMRENLADLRHQLETALTQLRQQRR is encoded by the coding sequence ATGAAGTACTTCACGAGAATACAGGTCATCGAGCTCCTCGCGATCGAAGAGTCCTTCTTCATTCAGCTGGAGCAAGAAGAGATCGTGCAGATCGAGACCGAGGACGACGAAGCCGAAGAGCGCTTCTCCGAGATCATGCTGGAACGCGCACGCGTCGCCGACAACCTCGTGCACGAGCTCGACGTGAACCTGGCAGGCGTCGCCGTCATCATCCAAATGCGGGAAAACCTCGCCGACCTGCGTCATCAGCTCGAAACCGCCCTCACCCAACTCCGCCAGCAACGACGATGA
- the rdgC gene encoding recombination-associated protein RdgC has product MGFLSATSSIVRLHAKPPPNMDREAITRAVEERAFRDTDEDGMPKAEAFGWVAIHDPLVTDFDATDLFFQQYLVVGFRFDTRAVPAKLSWMERRRQEDVRRREQDLEKLSRDMKREIKQDVESNLMSRALPNPKLFECAWNLETEALYFTGKLKSARETFASLFRETFGVAPIPMIPYLAAERVGLPDGIVDSVRGVEPSHLGPDAAEESWNEAPAPVAAAPISLRSVAAEAISSETAATEAEAVAREAAAAVVGEAATTEAEPRTGEAATTEAEPATAEASADGATTEAEPTERASTEQA; this is encoded by the coding sequence ATGGGATTTCTCTCCGCCACTTCGAGCATCGTCCGTCTGCACGCCAAACCGCCACCGAATATGGATCGCGAGGCCATCACGCGCGCGGTCGAAGAGCGTGCCTTCCGCGATACGGACGAAGACGGGATGCCGAAGGCCGAGGCATTCGGCTGGGTCGCCATTCACGACCCCCTCGTGACCGACTTCGATGCGACCGATCTGTTTTTTCAGCAGTATCTCGTGGTCGGTTTCCGGTTCGACACGCGGGCCGTGCCGGCGAAGCTCTCGTGGATGGAGAGACGGCGCCAGGAAGACGTTCGGCGGCGCGAGCAGGATCTGGAGAAGCTCAGCCGCGACATGAAGCGCGAGATCAAGCAGGACGTCGAGTCCAACCTGATGTCGCGCGCGCTCCCGAACCCGAAGCTCTTCGAGTGCGCGTGGAACCTCGAGACCGAGGCGCTCTACTTCACGGGAAAACTGAAGAGCGCACGTGAGACGTTCGCCTCGCTGTTCCGCGAGACCTTCGGCGTCGCGCCGATTCCGATGATCCCGTATCTCGCCGCCGAGCGCGTCGGCCTGCCCGACGGCATCGTCGACTCCGTGCGCGGTGTCGAACCCAGCCACCTGGGCCCGGACGCCGCCGAGGAGAGCTGGAACGAGGCTCCTGCGCCGGTCGCCGCGGCGCCGATCTCGCTGCGGTCCGTCGCCGCCGAAGCGATCTCGAGCGAAACCGCCGCAACTGAGGCGGAAGCCGTCGCCCGTGAAGCTGCCGCCGCGGTCGTCGGCGAAGCCGCCACCACCGAGGCCGAGCCCCGCACCGGCGAAGCCGCCACCACCGAGGCCGAGCCCGCCACTGCCGAAGCCAGCGCCGACGGAGCCACCACCGAGGCCGAGCCCACGGAACGCGCCTCGACGGAGCAAGCATGA
- a CDS encoding response regulator transcription factor, with protein sequence MAELDRSPPAVLLTDIGLPNGSGIDLIREVRARDLPTQPMVITVFGDEKHVVAAIEAGALGYVLKDGSADYIRRFLLDLVAGGSPISPPIARYFLRRFRTPGAEPSPEPWLRRNRGRPCS encoded by the coding sequence ATCGCGGAACTCGACCGCTCGCCGCCGGCCGTTCTCCTCACCGACATCGGGCTTCCAAACGGAAGTGGGATCGACCTGATCCGTGAGGTGCGGGCGCGGGATCTTCCCACACAGCCGATGGTGATCACGGTGTTCGGTGATGAGAAGCACGTCGTCGCGGCGATCGAAGCCGGCGCGCTCGGCTACGTGCTGAAGGACGGCTCGGCGGATTACATCAGACGCTTCCTTTTGGATTTGGTCGCGGGTGGTTCTCCGATCTCGCCGCCGATCGCGCGCTACTTCCTGCGCCGTTTCCGGACGCCGGGGGCGGAACCCTCCCCGGAGCCGTGGCTTCGTCGAAATCGAGGCAGGCCGTGCAGTTGA
- a CDS encoding inorganic pyrophosphatase has translation MAKDMPPELLQYLPMLYRRHPWHGITCGEDSPRKVVAYIEIVPTDTVKYELDKRTGYLTVDRPQQFSNVYPSLYGLIPQTYCGDKIGELCSERAGRPGIKGDADPLDICVLCERDITHGDILVPAIPIGGLRMIDGDEADDKIIAVLEGDAVYGNCTEIDQLPSTLVDRLEHYFLTYKQAPGMDRAKVEITEIYGRHEAYDVIRRSQEDYETNFGEIKRAKELLASTTGKS, from the coding sequence ATGGCCAAGGACATGCCCCCGGAGCTTCTGCAGTACCTGCCGATGTTGTACCGGCGTCACCCGTGGCACGGCATCACGTGCGGTGAGGACTCGCCGCGCAAGGTGGTCGCGTACATCGAGATTGTTCCGACCGATACGGTCAAGTACGAGCTCGACAAGCGGACGGGGTATCTAACGGTCGACCGACCGCAGCAGTTCTCGAACGTGTATCCGTCACTGTACGGGCTGATCCCGCAGACCTACTGCGGAGACAAGATCGGAGAGCTCTGCTCCGAGCGCGCAGGGAGGCCCGGCATCAAGGGCGACGCGGATCCGCTCGACATCTGTGTTCTTTGCGAGCGCGACATTACGCACGGTGACATTCTGGTGCCCGCGATCCCGATCGGCGGTCTACGGATGATCGATGGCGACGAGGCGGACGACAAGATCATCGCGGTTCTGGAGGGCGATGCGGTCTACGGGAATTGCACCGAGATCGACCAGCTGCCTTCGACCCTGGTCGATCGGCTCGAGCACTACTTTCTCACGTACAAGCAGGCTCCGGGGATGGACCGCGCCAAGGTGGAGATCACCGAAATCTACGGGCGGCACGAGGCGTACGACGTGATTCGGCGGAGTCAGGAGGACTACGAGACGAATTTCGGTGAGATCAAGCGGGCGAAGGAGCTTCTCGCCAGCACAACGGGGAAATCCTGA